One region of Streptococcus salivarius genomic DNA includes:
- a CDS encoding DUF3021 family protein has protein sequence MKRLIAYFVSGVRTGSFFYLALLLLGQLIPQLIYPKVSVGNILALFMMSGLMGMLSWILEELDRMSYRFRVILHFLLTAIVLTVTCLISGWYEALTNPAIWIVFIFVYIIIWLYLIWQMHMRTQRINQALLHRRSQKKKSNKL, from the coding sequence ATGAAACGTTTAATTGCTTATTTTGTATCCGGCGTGAGAACGGGGTCGTTCTTTTACCTTGCACTTCTTTTACTTGGTCAATTAATTCCCCAGCTTATCTATCCCAAAGTTAGTGTAGGAAATATTTTAGCCCTCTTTATGATGAGTGGCTTAATGGGAATGCTCTCGTGGATTTTGGAAGAGCTTGACCGTATGTCGTACAGATTTAGAGTAATCTTGCATTTCTTGTTGACGGCGATTGTACTTACAGTGACTTGTCTGATATCAGGCTGGTATGAAGCTTTAACGAACCCTGCTATCTGGATTGTTTTCATTTTTGTTTATATTATTATCTGGCTTTATCTCATTTGGCAAATGCATATGAGAACACAGCGTATTAATCAAGCTTTACTGCATCGTCGAAGCCAGAAAAAGAAAAGTAATAAATTATAG
- a CDS encoding MerR family transcriptional regulator has protein sequence MKSVKEVSQLSGVSVRTLHYYDEIDLLKPSVVAENGYRYYNRDAVVRLQEILLYRELDFPLKKIKEIVGQPGYDKVQALRDQIKLLELKKSRLEAVIAHAKALQMEEEEMSFEAFDQKAVEAFQEEAQARWGQTEAYQAFVAKGEESFPEVTKEMTAIMSTFGQLKEYNPGDDSVQEQVKALQDYISQHFYPCDQTVLVGLGQMYQTDNRFSSFIDKVGGRGTAAFLAEAIRIYCQ, from the coding sequence ATGAAATCTGTAAAAGAAGTGAGCCAACTATCAGGTGTCAGTGTGCGCACCCTTCATTATTATGACGAAATTGATTTGCTGAAACCGTCAGTTGTGGCTGAAAATGGTTACCGTTACTATAATCGCGATGCGGTTGTCCGTTTGCAGGAAATATTGCTTTACCGTGAGTTAGACTTTCCTCTCAAAAAAATTAAGGAAATCGTAGGTCAACCAGGTTATGACAAAGTTCAAGCGCTTAGAGATCAGATTAAGCTCTTAGAGCTGAAAAAGTCCCGGTTGGAAGCCGTCATAGCTCATGCCAAGGCCTTACAAATGGAGGAAGAAGAAATGTCATTTGAAGCATTTGATCAAAAAGCTGTAGAAGCCTTTCAGGAAGAAGCTCAGGCTAGATGGGGTCAGACAGAAGCTTATCAAGCTTTTGTGGCTAAGGGAGAGGAGTCCTTCCCTGAAGTTACAAAAGAGATGACTGCAATCATGTCTACCTTTGGACAGCTCAAGGAGTATAATCCTGGTGATGATAGTGTTCAGGAGCAAGTAAAGGCGTTACAAGATTATATTAGTCAGCATTTTTATCCATGTGACCAAACGGTATTAGTTGGTCTAGGTCAGATGTATCAAACAGATAATCGCTTTTCTAGTTTTATCGATAAAGTCGGAGGAAGAGGTACTGCCGCCTTTCTCGCAGAAGCTATTCGTATTTATTGTCAATAA